A genomic segment from Limosilactobacillus sp. encodes:
- a CDS encoding YczE/YyaS/YitT family protein: MAFCGVVLCGFCVGALQKADLGVDPFTCFVTGIANIFSSTYSTFYLILTGLLLVLVFVLRRHYIGVATVINLFFTGVAADGMHHLLDILAPHPGLVFRATLMVVAIVFACLAAALYFTADLGVSAYDAIALIAAYQYKLLPFKYCRIISDSLCVLVGFLFNVTLGVGTIVTALFMGPLTQWFRTHVAEPLLAGGQRAVA, translated from the coding sequence ATGGCTTTTTGTGGCGTTGTTCTCTGTGGCTTTTGCGTCGGTGCCCTGCAAAAGGCTGACCTTGGCGTGGATCCCTTCACCTGTTTCGTCACCGGGATCGCCAATATCTTCAGCTCTACTTATTCAACTTTTTACCTAATCCTTACCGGACTCCTGCTGGTGCTGGTCTTCGTCCTGCGCCGCCACTACATCGGCGTGGCAACGGTCATTAACCTCTTCTTCACCGGGGTGGCGGCCGACGGAATGCACCACCTGCTCGACATCCTGGCACCGCATCCGGGGCTTGTCTTCCGTGCAACGCTGATGGTAGTCGCCATCGTCTTCGCCTGTCTGGCAGCGGCGCTCTACTTCACCGCCGACCTGGGCGTTTCGGCCTACGACGCGATTGCCCTGATCGCCGCTTACCAGTACAAGCTCCTGCCGTTCAAGTACTGCCGGATCATCAGCGACAGCCTCTGCGTCCTGGTTGGTTTTCTCTTCAACGTGACCCTCGGGGTGGGCACGATCGTCACCGCCCTCTTCATGGGGCCGCTCACCCAGTGGTTCCGCACCCACGTCGCCGAACCGCTCTTGGCAGGCGGCCAGCGTGCCGTGGCATAG
- a CDS encoding mucin-binding protein — translation MVGKNNQQNRLQHSADRVPHYGLRKLSIGVTSVLLSTMIYLGGVQTAQADADTPPQSNETEVSSAGNELQGSQATLKTSTSQAGQTTQGESAASSASQSSSSAQPAPQALPAPTTPIEVPANQDANTNKQEVGQGQSQTVSLNDGDQASITISNDQLDEAKSSSSLKFISNNFQDDDVYQIYIPKGGIEVGSNDVAKLGSYLGTTTFTEDQNYYIITDRFTTTGSVKQTITLSLSSVPGLTEAGSYEKVINHGYVTKNGSKIGNFDIQAIGRPFTLEEDNGSTIENVWNKKSGVDLVTKLVPGTVNMMGSKDNLTHMTVVYNNLPDYYQPTKVDLKEGDRIIESIAVTSGMVSGKTLTIDIPVDSNSQLRSLLNARELQLILTGVYNVPDSAFANGVYNTTLQQPAVTLTDQNNYSLTQTAAPVNLKIFESTDNTQIGQLVGVNQSYEADYTNKTDDVPENTVDVDTTHKNGGSGFYATVTPISNRQATNVVISVQIPNGVNAHSVQLSSNNKGLADLDLSYGVQITYTDGTTALIKEIPNNGIIQGAANKSIRSLSVRFATYDYEDQLSFQLKQGSNFTLASSYANGNPVASGDLLVLKASVSADQAPVASFNTTYDRLTLFKSNKQGVLMASDSSQNSVDPGVVSAGSIGYEITDSGYGKPQLDQPIMYIEVPDNAILDPNKAIQVGEAGNAMPWGNGHTSLTPKSTTTLNINGHTFLKIDLSNYAHLENGFSVKVYYSNGIDYLTSVKHTPFLVVAKNGDQVESVNDNSNNAADHRPTSNNFEASDKDTFEALVSQEHIDVQKAMYHGSSETGLGYNAQWKINVAAGTVPATMTQGNTNTTSVSTSTQDISGNDPTHFTIFGSLINGDSDAKIEHATQVINLPSTEDGKSGFTPALTGPVSVTDPNTNTDLSNQVTVTYYTDRADLDQGANSLAGRTGLTADQVTDWSKIKAIKIVFNSEINKQLTARVTMKMIDNQIYDHVGKSIYASELVYSSGDDLRQIAIHPGDKSSAKLTVVGKSTVKTIVHYQDDNGTDHYVELSDKAVTYNDDGSATMKRTDFVTKDSDLTNSDHMLLPEHMVLDYDHPTIKNSNASYAAGYTNGTAAFDQTVAYDFDGDAVVFEGKVAQKVTGEHQVTRTVHYVYADGSKAHNDAVQTSKKFESTGYKNPFTGKVAWSETVATDTLPEVTSPTIDGYTPDKTSVAAVTVDSSTDDLVETVTYSPADETAKVEYIDDSDNCKVLETKSLAGKYGADSGYNTKKTIAKYENLGYDLVSDPTKGQNVVFTSSQDPIKVHLKFVGHAVIVKFIDDDTGEQIDSTYSSSGRVGAELSDDQLKVPVNEELAELTQNWYDSNGNKHKDGKYARYQLVSNGFTAFDGKIGNQDLNYVIHVKENVVQEKLDIPIALPPIVQVDPAYADQLAQAYTDGTYSDTSNADHQTLVDHAHLIYGTLVPNADGKVDTLSPHNTNGGSIQFNLDGTPYTYEGEDADSLMGSIQGLQKANHLDATITFDLNIAKNYNGDENQGVSNLKIAFGDYHGFDTKGYHDLKMLVQDPQSGQYKWISLNDPTVLQAEMSAEDYVKSVIDQSNGSSGLTIDGIQVTPSSSSIYVYYSPNYESGYSSMIPATTIATKQYEQYQQDYTTAYMPQNSSYVITYITMTPDTEQATIEYIDDTTGQTLATEQTSGDYNSVINFPTKPTDKISAYEGQGYELVSNDFTDGTKYGLKNNFEVHLKHGTHVDYDFKTVTETIHYKYDNGTTAKPDKVQSFTFSRSKTTDLVTKKSKWSAWSENGRHTFAEVISPTIDGYTPDYSSIESVTVDPDSQNIEKTVIYTADKQNAKITYIDDTTGQILNTDTATGKSGDEISFNIDPATRINNYKSQGYILVSNSFTAGAKYDSDNAKNVFVVHLKHGTKSATQDVTIKQTIHYIYADGTKAADDNVQSVKFTRTGTTDLVTGKTTWNPTSPQKFKDVTSPTINGYTADQTSVKGATVNAGDADVVKTVIYTPNGSTQPTQPTTAPSEPSNPTQPTTAPSEPSNPTQPTTAPSEPSSPTQPTTAPSEPSNPTQPTTPATHDESGHPTKEIISSGNHDSVSGKRTTTGSSAKQTQQNKLPQTGNDRSEAAIGGLMLVGLTSMFGLAKRKKRD, via the coding sequence ATGGTTGGAAAGAATAATCAACAAAATAGGTTACAACATAGCGCGGACCGGGTGCCGCACTATGGATTGCGGAAACTGTCGATCGGCGTTACTTCGGTACTGCTATCAACGATGATATACCTGGGGGGGGTACAAACTGCCCAGGCGGACGCTGATACGCCGCCCCAGTCTAATGAAACTGAGGTGAGTTCGGCTGGAAATGAATTGCAGGGTAGCCAGGCAACGCTGAAGACGAGTACGAGCCAGGCTGGTCAGACTACTCAAGGTGAATCAGCGGCTTCCAGTGCTTCACAATCTAGTTCTAGTGCACAGCCCGCACCCCAAGCCCTTCCAGCTCCGACGACTCCCATTGAAGTTCCGGCAAATCAGGACGCAAATACTAATAAGCAAGAAGTCGGTCAGGGACAATCCCAAACTGTAAGTCTGAACGATGGTGATCAGGCCAGTATCACGATTAGCAACGACCAGCTCGACGAGGCTAAGAGCAGTTCGAGCTTGAAATTCATTTCGAATAACTTCCAAGATGATGACGTCTACCAGATTTATATCCCAAAGGGTGGGATTGAAGTTGGCAGTAATGACGTGGCTAAACTGGGATCCTATTTGGGAACAACGACTTTTACTGAGGATCAGAATTACTACATCATCACGGATCGCTTTACTACTACTGGCAGCGTCAAACAAACAATCACCCTCAGTTTGTCGTCTGTTCCTGGACTTACGGAGGCCGGTTCTTACGAAAAGGTCATCAATCACGGTTACGTTACTAAAAACGGCAGCAAAATTGGGAATTTTGATATTCAGGCCATTGGTCGGCCGTTCACCTTGGAGGAAGATAACGGTTCAACCATTGAAAACGTCTGGAATAAGAAGAGCGGGGTCGACCTGGTGACCAAACTTGTCCCGGGGACCGTCAACATGATGGGGTCCAAGGACAACCTGACCCACATGACCGTGGTTTATAACAACCTGCCCGATTATTACCAGCCAACCAAGGTTGACCTGAAGGAAGGCGACAGGATCATCGAGAGCATTGCTGTCACTAGCGGCATGGTCTCGGGTAAGACGCTGACGATTGACATCCCGGTGGACAGTAATTCCCAGCTGCGTTCACTGCTGAACGCCAGGGAACTGCAACTGATTCTGACGGGGGTTTACAACGTGCCCGACAGCGCCTTTGCCAACGGGGTTTACAACACCACCCTGCAGCAGCCTGCCGTCACCCTGACCGACCAAAACAACTATTCGCTGACTCAGACGGCGGCGCCGGTTAACCTAAAAATCTTTGAATCCACGGATAATACCCAGATTGGTCAGCTGGTTGGGGTTAATCAATCATACGAAGCCGACTACACGAACAAGACTGACGACGTCCCAGAGAATACAGTGGACGTTGATACTACGCACAAAAATGGAGGCTCTGGCTTTTATGCCACGGTCACCCCGATTTCCAACCGGCAGGCAACCAACGTCGTCATTTCTGTACAAATCCCTAACGGGGTCAATGCGCATTCCGTTCAGCTCTCCAGCAACAATAAAGGGCTTGCGGATTTGGATTTGAGTTACGGGGTTCAAATCACTTACACCGATGGTACGACGGCCTTGATCAAGGAGATTCCTAATAACGGGATCATTCAGGGAGCAGCCAACAAATCCATCCGGTCCTTATCAGTCCGGTTCGCGACCTACGATTATGAAGATCAGCTGAGCTTCCAATTGAAGCAGGGGTCCAATTTCACCCTGGCTTCCAGCTACGCGAACGGCAACCCAGTTGCCAGCGGCGACCTGCTGGTCTTGAAGGCCAGCGTGTCGGCCGATCAGGCACCGGTGGCCTCGTTTAACACGACTTATGACCGTCTCACCTTGTTCAAAAGCAATAAACAGGGTGTGTTAATGGCTTCGGACAGTTCTCAGAACTCTGTTGATCCGGGGGTCGTTAGCGCCGGCAGCATTGGCTATGAAATCACCGATTCCGGGTATGGCAAACCGCAGCTGGACCAGCCAATTATGTACATCGAAGTCCCGGACAACGCCATCCTGGACCCAAACAAGGCTATCCAAGTCGGCGAAGCTGGAAATGCGATGCCATGGGGCAATGGTCACACTTCATTAACTCCAAAAAGCACCACGACCTTGAATATTAATGGCCACACCTTTTTGAAGATCGACCTGTCAAACTATGCTCATTTGGAAAATGGATTTTCGGTCAAGGTCTACTACAGCAACGGGATCGACTACCTGACCTCGGTAAAGCACACGCCATTCCTGGTGGTCGCCAAGAATGGGGATCAAGTTGAATCCGTCAATGATAATTCCAATAACGCAGCGGACCACCGCCCGACCAGCAATAATTTCGAAGCCAGCGATAAGGATACCTTTGAGGCCCTGGTCAGCCAAGAACACATCGATGTTCAAAAGGCAATGTATCATGGCAGCAGCGAAACCGGCCTTGGATATAATGCGCAGTGGAAGATCAACGTGGCAGCCGGGACCGTACCGGCAACTATGACCCAAGGAAATACGAATACTACTTCCGTAAGTACTTCAACCCAGGATATCAGTGGCAATGACCCGACCCATTTTACGATCTTCGGTTCACTGATCAACGGAGATTCAGACGCTAAAATTGAGCACGCCACTCAGGTCATTAATCTGCCAAGCACAGAGGACGGCAAGAGTGGATTCACCCCAGCGTTGACCGGCCCAGTTTCTGTGACCGACCCGAATACGAACACGGACCTCTCCAATCAAGTGACGGTCACTTACTACACGGACCGCGCCGACTTAGATCAAGGCGCAAACAGCCTAGCCGGTAGGACGGGCCTGACGGCTGACCAAGTAACCGATTGGAGCAAAATCAAGGCCATCAAGATCGTCTTTAATTCGGAAATTAATAAACAGTTGACAGCCCGGGTGACCATGAAGATGATTGACAATCAGATTTATGATCATGTTGGCAAGTCTATCTATGCTTCAGAACTTGTCTATAGCTCTGGTGACGATCTACGGCAAATCGCCATTCACCCGGGTGACAAATCCTCGGCTAAGCTGACAGTTGTCGGGAAATCAACAGTCAAAACTATCGTTCACTATCAGGATGATAACGGGACTGACCATTATGTTGAATTGTCAGATAAGGCCGTGACCTATAACGATGACGGCAGCGCAACGATGAAGCGGACGGACTTCGTGACTAAGGACAGCGATTTGACCAACAGCGATCACATGCTGCTGCCGGAACACATGGTTCTGGACTATGACCACCCAACGATTAAAAATTCGAATGCCAGCTACGCCGCTGGTTATACCAACGGAACGGCCGCCTTCGACCAGACGGTGGCGTATGACTTTGACGGGGATGCAGTGGTCTTCGAAGGCAAAGTCGCGCAAAAGGTTACTGGAGAACATCAAGTTACTAGAACTGTTCACTATGTTTATGCTGATGGTTCTAAAGCGCACAACGATGCTGTGCAGACGTCAAAGAAGTTTGAAAGCACTGGCTACAAAAATCCATTCACCGGTAAAGTTGCCTGGTCCGAGACAGTGGCAACGGATACTCTGCCTGAGGTGACGAGTCCAACTATTGACGGCTATACACCAGATAAAACTTCGGTTGCCGCGGTGACCGTTGATTCGTCGACTGATGATTTGGTCGAAACGGTGACCTACTCGCCAGCTGACGAAACAGCTAAAGTTGAGTACATTGATGATTCCGATAATTGCAAGGTTCTTGAAACAAAATCGCTAGCCGGTAAATATGGGGCAGATTCTGGCTACAACACTAAGAAAACCATTGCTAAGTATGAAAACTTAGGCTATGACTTGGTTTCCGACCCGACTAAGGGGCAGAACGTGGTCTTCACCAGCAGTCAGGATCCCATCAAGGTTCACCTGAAATTTGTTGGACATGCAGTCATCGTTAAATTTATTGATGATGATACCGGCGAACAAATCGACAGTACTTATAGCTCATCGGGCCGCGTTGGTGCGGAGCTTTCAGATGATCAGCTTAAAGTCCCGGTGAATGAAGAATTAGCGGAGTTGACGCAAAATTGGTATGACTCTAATGGTAATAAGCACAAAGATGGAAAGTATGCTCGCTACCAATTGGTCAGCAACGGCTTCACCGCTTTTGACGGAAAAATTGGCAATCAGGACCTGAATTATGTAATTCACGTCAAAGAGAATGTCGTTCAGGAAAAGCTTGATATTCCAATTGCCCTCCCGCCAATTGTGCAGGTGGATCCCGCATACGCCGATCAGCTAGCACAGGCTTACACTGACGGGACATATTCTGATACGAGCAATGCCGATCACCAAACCCTGGTCGATCATGCTCACCTGATCTACGGGACATTAGTGCCGAATGCAGATGGTAAGGTTGATACCTTATCTCCGCACAATACCAATGGTGGCAGCATTCAATTCAATTTGGATGGAACTCCTTATACTTATGAAGGAGAGGATGCCGACTCCTTGATGGGTTCAATCCAGGGCCTGCAAAAAGCCAACCACTTGGACGCAACCATCACCTTTGATCTCAACATTGCCAAAAACTACAATGGTGACGAGAACCAAGGTGTTTCCAACTTAAAGATTGCTTTTGGTGATTATCACGGCTTTGATACAAAAGGCTATCATGACCTGAAAATGCTGGTTCAGGATCCCCAAAGCGGCCAATACAAGTGGATTTCATTAAATGATCCAACGGTGTTACAAGCTGAGATGAGTGCCGAAGATTATGTGAAGAGCGTTATCGACCAAAGTAATGGTTCTTCTGGCCTAACTATTGATGGCATTCAGGTTACGCCTTCATCATCTAGTATCTATGTTTACTATTCACCAAATTATGAATCAGGGTATAGCTCCATGATTCCGGCAACGACGATCGCAACCAAGCAATACGAGCAATATCAACAAGATTACACGACGGCATATATGCCACAAAATTCGTCCTACGTCATTACCTACATCACAATGACTCCTGACACGGAACAGGCCACGATCGAGTACATTGATGACACGACTGGCCAGACTTTGGCAACTGAGCAAACTAGCGGCGACTATAATTCGGTAATTAATTTCCCAACTAAACCAACTGATAAGATCAGCGCCTACGAAGGACAAGGCTACGAGCTGGTTTCCAATGACTTCACAGATGGCACTAAATACGGCTTAAAGAATAATTTCGAAGTCCATCTGAAACATGGCACGCATGTCGACTACGATTTTAAGACGGTTACGGAAACGATCCATTACAAGTATGATAATGGCACGACGGCTAAACCGGATAAGGTACAGAGCTTCACCTTTAGTCGCAGCAAGACGACTGACTTAGTAACCAAAAAATCTAAATGGAGTGCTTGGTCAGAAAATGGTCGGCACACGTTTGCCGAAGTGATTAGCCCAACGATTGATGGCTATACTCCTGATTACAGCAGTATCGAAAGTGTTACTGTTGATCCTGATAGTCAGAATATCGAAAAGACGGTTATTTATACTGCCGACAAACAAAACGCCAAGATTACCTACATTGATGATACGACTGGTCAGATCTTAAACACGGATACTGCTACTGGCAAGTCTGGCGATGAGATTAGTTTCAATATTGATCCAGCAACGCGGATCAATAATTACAAGAGTCAAGGTTATATTCTTGTTTCTAACAGCTTCACTGCCGGCGCTAAGTATGATTCTGATAATGCCAAGAACGTCTTCGTAGTTCACCTGAAGCATGGCACAAAGTCTGCAACGCAAGACGTAACGATCAAGCAGACGATTCACTATATCTACGCTGATGGTACCAAGGCCGCTGATGATAATGTTCAAAGCGTTAAGTTTACCCGAACCGGGACAACTGACCTGGTAACGGGCAAGACGACTTGGAATCCGACGTCACCACAGAAGTTCAAAGACGTCACTAGTCCGACGATCAACGGCTATACTGCTGATCAGACGAGCGTCAAAGGAGCCACTGTTAATGCTGGCGATGCTGACGTTGTTAAGACGGTCATTTACACGCCGAATGGTTCGACGCAACCGACACAGCCAACGACAGCACCGAGCGAGCCAAGCAATCCGACGCAACCAACAACGGCGCCGAGTGAGCCAAGTAATCCGACACAGCCAACAACGGCGCCAAGTGAGCCAAGCAGTCCGACGCAGCCAACGACAGCGCCGAGTGAGCCAAGCAATCCTACCCAGCCGACTACCCCGGCAACACATGATGAGTCAGGACACCCTACCAAAGAAATCATTTCGTCAGGGAATCACGATTCAGTGAGTGGAAAACGGACAACGACAGGTTCGAGTGCAAAGCAAACCCAGCAGAACAAGTTACCGCAAACGGGCAATGATCGCTCCGAAGCCGCAATTGGCGGTTTGATGCTAGTCGGCTTGACGAGTATGTTTGGCTTGGCTAAGCGGAAGAAACGTGACTAA
- a CDS encoding transmembrane-type terpene cyclase, giving the protein MTLFLTLVSGIAWTIVYIECIRLGFKDKTYSMPLFALALNIAWEGIYSFVDLQSFSAQTIANLVWFVCDLLIVYTYFKFGRKEFSANSQRFFVPISITVFATCLLVQLAFYWQFGLRYGSRYSAFLQNLVMSLLFIAMLFKRDGKRGQSMTIAVAKWLGTLAPTILMGVLQEINIYVIVCGALCSVFDIAYIVLLARWPRIQE; this is encoded by the coding sequence ATGACCCTCTTTTTAACCCTTGTCAGCGGAATCGCATGGACGATTGTCTACATTGAATGCATTCGCCTGGGATTTAAGGACAAGACCTATAGCATGCCCCTCTTCGCCCTCGCTTTAAACATTGCCTGGGAAGGGATCTATTCCTTCGTCGACCTTCAGTCCTTTTCGGCACAAACAATTGCGAACCTTGTCTGGTTTGTCTGTGATCTGCTGATTGTCTATACTTATTTCAAGTTCGGGCGCAAGGAATTTTCCGCCAATAGTCAGCGATTCTTCGTCCCGATCAGCATCACCGTTTTTGCAACCTGCCTGTTAGTCCAGCTGGCCTTCTACTGGCAGTTCGGCCTGCGCTATGGCTCCCGTTATTCCGCCTTCTTGCAGAATCTAGTGATGTCGCTTCTCTTTATCGCGATGCTCTTCAAGCGTGACGGCAAAAGGGGGCAAAGCATGACCATTGCGGTTGCCAAATGGCTGGGCACCCTGGCGCCAACCATTTTGATGGGGGTTCTCCAAGAAATCAACATCTACGTCATCGTCTGCGGTGCCTTGTGTTCGGTATTTGACATTGCTTACATTGTTCTCCTCGCCCGGTGGCCTCGAATTCAGGAATAA
- a CDS encoding lipocalin-like domain-containing protein — MKNYQAEYDKLHINYPIKERNKEAEWWYFDADLDNGDRLVLMYSVNDTRLYPRKPSVRFDLYEKNGHNHSFINEYTEEDAAFSREKCAANFANQEWCRDCGDHYEVRARANGYEVDLRFYPQVPGWQAGKEGRLMYNPQTGDEKAWVVAQPAARVEGKLVKNQETIMVKGTGYHDHNWMNMDNGDMLDHWHWGKVHTAELAVDYGIMIPANPNVAPAITLLVEDRDHLYLEPGDEHHRKGEVSFELLDTVKEPTLGLSFAQRLVIHAKTPEIKLDLDIKVDHFVMKDLNELPTGGESAYRYVGNETLTVKRHGQEEVDETHSLHEVVFPHKANE; from the coding sequence ATGAAAAACTACCAAGCAGAATACGACAAGCTTCACATTAATTATCCAATCAAGGAACGCAACAAGGAGGCCGAATGGTGGTACTTCGACGCCGACCTCGACAACGGCGATCGGCTGGTCCTGATGTACTCGGTCAACGACACCCGCCTGTACCCTCGCAAGCCGTCCGTGCGCTTCGACCTCTACGAAAAGAACGGACACAACCATTCGTTCATCAACGAATACACCGAAGAGGACGCCGCCTTCAGTCGTGAAAAGTGTGCTGCCAACTTTGCCAACCAGGAATGGTGCCGGGACTGCGGTGACCACTATGAGGTCCGGGCCCGCGCTAACGGTTACGAAGTGGATCTGCGTTTCTATCCTCAGGTACCGGGCTGGCAAGCGGGCAAGGAAGGGCGCCTAATGTATAACCCGCAGACCGGGGACGAAAAGGCCTGGGTGGTGGCCCAACCGGCGGCCCGGGTGGAAGGAAAGCTGGTTAAGAACCAGGAAACAATCATGGTTAAGGGGACCGGCTACCACGATCACAACTGGATGAATATGGACAACGGGGACATGCTTGACCACTGGCACTGGGGAAAGGTCCACACGGCCGAACTGGCAGTTGACTACGGGATCATGATTCCAGCCAACCCGAATGTGGCACCGGCAATTACCCTCCTGGTCGAGGATCGGGATCATCTTTACCTGGAGCCCGGTGACGAGCACCATCGCAAGGGCGAAGTCAGCTTCGAGCTGCTGGACACGGTCAAGGAGCCAACGCTCGGCTTGTCCTTTGCCCAGCGGCTGGTGATCCATGCTAAGACGCCGGAAATCAAGTTGGACCTGGACATCAAAGTCGATCACTTTGTCATGAAGGACCTAAACGAGTTGCCAACCGGTGGAGAATCCGCTTATCGCTACGTCGGCAACGAAACTTTAACCGTTAAGCGCCACGGTCAGGAGGAAGTCGACGAAACCCATTCGCTGCACGAGGTTGTATTCCCGCATAAGGCCAACGAATAG
- a CDS encoding TetR/AcrR family transcriptional regulator, giving the protein MAEYSLKASALITDALFELLKKNSFEKISITELTQKAGVARLSYYRNFKSKEDIVEKFFDHEFKNFMAELAKQDQSQVSLQSIMILSFSYWQKKHQQIRMLVRDGQIDLIYLSFQKNMQLILQRYQEQFSLTQRQAEFVEGGIMIVLLEWIQDGCQETPEEIAADVGRRFLFNI; this is encoded by the coding sequence ATGGCAGAATACTCACTCAAGGCGTCGGCGCTCATCACCGATGCCCTATTTGAACTCCTCAAGAAGAACTCCTTTGAAAAGATCAGCATCACGGAACTTACCCAAAAGGCCGGGGTCGCGCGCCTGTCCTACTACCGGAATTTTAAAAGCAAAGAAGATATCGTTGAGAAATTCTTTGACCACGAATTCAAGAACTTCATGGCTGAACTCGCCAAGCAGGACCAATCCCAGGTCAGCTTGCAAAGCATCATGATCCTGAGCTTTTCCTATTGGCAAAAAAAGCACCAGCAAATCAGGATGCTGGTGCGTGATGGTCAAATTGATTTGATTTATCTGTCGTTTCAAAAGAACATGCAGCTTATTTTGCAACGGTACCAGGAACAGTTTTCCCTGACCCAGCGCCAGGCGGAGTTCGTGGAGGGTGGCATCATGATTGTCCTCCTGGAATGGATCCAGGATGGCTGCCAGGAGACGCCCGAAGAGATCGCCGCTGACGTCGGCCGGCGCTTCCTGTTCAACATTTAG